In Bradyrhizobium sp. CCBAU 051011, the following are encoded in one genomic region:
- a CDS encoding tripartite tricarboxylate transporter substrate binding protein: protein MARTLVTMAGAAALTGVLAALSAAPAMAQYPDRPIKMIVPWAAGGDTDNIFRPFAAELQKHIGQPVVVANVSGVSGTTGAREAKAAAPDGYTVYAVHDYIHLTFYAGISDVKYSDFEPICLVSATPSVLTASAKTPWKNWQELADDAKRRPGEITVGATLGSTSHIFPAMIEKAAGVKFKFVSYDGLAPRMNALLGGHVNLTDSNLTQKGKVEAGVLRYIAIASEKRDPEAPDVPTLKELGMNIVYEVARGIFVPKGTPAPLRAKLEDACTKATREPSFAQAMKLQGTRVAFLNANDYAQFLAKIDNENKVIMTDLGLIKK, encoded by the coding sequence ATGGCAAGGACGTTGGTGACGATGGCCGGCGCTGCCGCGCTGACCGGGGTGCTGGCTGCTTTATCGGCGGCGCCGGCGATGGCGCAATATCCCGACCGCCCCATCAAGATGATCGTGCCATGGGCCGCGGGCGGCGATACCGACAATATCTTTCGGCCGTTCGCCGCCGAACTTCAGAAGCACATCGGCCAACCCGTGGTCGTCGCCAATGTCAGCGGCGTATCCGGCACCACCGGCGCGCGCGAGGCCAAGGCTGCGGCGCCCGATGGCTACACCGTCTACGCGGTGCACGACTATATTCATCTGACGTTCTACGCGGGCATCAGTGACGTCAAATACAGCGACTTCGAGCCGATCTGCTTGGTCTCAGCGACGCCCTCGGTGCTGACCGCGAGCGCCAAAACGCCCTGGAAGAACTGGCAGGAGCTCGCCGACGACGCCAAGAGGCGGCCGGGCGAGATCACGGTCGGCGCCACGCTCGGCTCGACCAGCCATATCTTCCCGGCAATGATCGAGAAGGCGGCCGGCGTGAAATTCAAGTTCGTGTCATATGACGGCCTGGCTCCGCGGATGAACGCGCTGCTCGGTGGCCACGTCAACCTCACAGACTCCAACCTGACGCAGAAGGGTAAGGTCGAAGCCGGCGTGCTGCGCTACATCGCGATCGCAAGCGAGAAGCGCGACCCGGAAGCGCCCGACGTGCCGACGCTCAAGGAACTCGGCATGAACATCGTGTACGAAGTGGCGCGCGGCATCTTCGTCCCTAAGGGAACGCCGGCGCCGTTGCGCGCCAAGCTCGAGGACGCCTGCACCAAGGCGACCAGGGAGCCGAGCTTCGCCCAGGCGATGAAGCTGCAGGGCACCCGCGTGGCGTTCCTCAATGCCAACGACTATGCGCAGTTCCTCGCCAAGATC
- a CDS encoding DUF3551 domain-containing protein: protein MRILFVAFVTSAIVFLAGINAASAKDYRYCIQGDDFAGGTGECIYSTNAQCQAAASGRTASCTENGNFGASAELIDKNRLRRRPR from the coding sequence ATGCGTATCTTATTTGTTGCCTTCGTGACATCGGCAATTGTCTTCCTAGCGGGCATAAACGCGGCCTCGGCGAAGGATTACCGTTATTGCATTCAGGGTGACGATTTCGCCGGCGGGACTGGCGAGTGCATCTACTCGACCAACGCACAATGCCAGGCCGCGGCTTCGGGCCGAACAGCTTCTTGTACAGAAAACGGCAATTTCGGCGCCAGCGCCGAGCTCATCGACAAGAACCGCTTGCGTCGTCGTCCGCGCTGA